CCCGGGTTCGCTTTACATGGGCGCTTCAGAAGAACTTCATAAAAGCAAGTCGAGTGGGATTTGCGTCTGTGGCATTCGATCCCAGTACACATCGGACCACGGGACGCACACCTCCTTGTCCCGCACCATGAGTGCTACCCCGCGTGCTTGCAGCAATCCCGACTCCTCGAGGATTGCTTGCAACCGTTCGACGACATACTTCTTGACCTCCTCCGTGCCGCACGACGATACGCCAACCAAGTACAACGGCCATACAATGGTGTTGCTTGCAGAAGCGAGTGTCATGAAGCGCTCGGCATTGTCGCTGCGACCTTTCATATGGGCCGGATCGTGCAAGGTCGGACCGTTGAAAACAACCGGGCGTCGTGTCGAGCCGTCTGcagacgagggcgaaggagACGATGCGAACGTTGCCGGAGATGACACGATACGGACCGGCGCCTTCTTCGGCGTGATGACAGCTGTTGCCGAAGCGCCGCTTTCCGACATGGCGTCTCTGAAGTTGACAAGGCCAAAATGCTGAGGAACACTCGCTATCACTGTGTCTCGTAATCTCTCCAACAACTCGACGGATTTTGCCAGCTGCAATTTCGCTTCATACGGCCAGTCCATTATGTGGCGGTCGGGGAAGCACTTGATGATCTCCCCGATTAAGGTCTCGTGCACCATCATTCTGATGGATCGGACGCCGTTCCACGTTGAGGCCAGACCCAGAGTCGGATACACGTCGCAACGGTGACCATCGAAAACGGCTGGGTGGGGTGTCGAAAGCCTCACGGGTCGGTACTTCCAGTACTCTGGAAGCTCGGCAATGACGTCGGCAAATTCTTGGTCGACCTTTGTCAGCTGCTCTATAACATCAGCCGGCTGGCTGAGTAGTCCGCTGTTGATGTCGTATCGCAACTGCATGACCTTGTATATCGGGCCCGACAGTCGCCAGTTGGGATCCATCCCACCCGACAACATACCCAGCTGGTTCCGTAGCTCGATCAGGGGCTGCGGCATGGGCATGTCTTTCTGCATGCAGTTGATGAGGACGATCTGCGTGAGCATCACAAACATGCGAGCTCCCGCTCTTGTCATGAACTGCTTGAGGCCGCGCATCTTTGCCAGGGCAGATGCGCCGTTGATGTGGTTTTGCCATGCCCTAACCGTCTGGTTGCTGCGGCCACTGAGCATCTCGTACGTGCCTAAGATGAGGATGGACATCATGGTTGTGTCCTTGACCGCCTCGGCAGGGTTCCTCAAAGCATCGTTGGTCATTTGTAAAGCGGTGCCGTAGCTCCTGCGCGACCAATCCATCATCTTGGGGCACATGGTGAGATGGGACAGGCCGGCCAACCCGACAGCCGTCATGCTCGCCAATACCCCATCTACCTGTCGCTCAGGCAGTATGCTGGCCGGACGCCAGACGTCGAAGATGAAGTCGAAGTTCTGGTGGCAGGCGTTCTCGTCGACGGAGACATagcgggagaagaagaaggccgtgCCGCGTTCTTGATATGATGGTGACAACGAATATAAGAGCGTTGCTTGCTGCGTCGTTGGCCAggtctcctcctcgggggAGGGCAACAGgctgtcgtcgtcaccgtcgctttcggaggaagaggaggcccATCGAGCCTGGCGTGGTCGGTGCCTAAAGGTAACGTTCCGAGTCACCACGGCCAGAGGGCGAGGTGGATAGTGGCGACGCGCACCAGGTTTGACGGCTGGTCTGGGGCTCGGATCGGAGCTATTAGGGTCGGTGCTGGTGCCGGCTGGTGCCTTTTCAGACAGCTCGGCGCCCGGGGCTGTACTGGAAGCCTGCGGGTTCTTCAAGCGGCCTCGGGCTTTTGTTTTGGCGGCTTTCTTGATGACATGGGAGCTCTCGTCCCGGAACATCAGGTCGACGATGTTTCGATAGCCGGGACATTCTTGCTGGCGCTTCTCACACTGGCCGCAGCCGGGCTCCTTTTGGTCACACTGTCGGCAATAGGCACAAACACTGTTAGCCCGAAGTCAAAGAATCAAAATGATGCAAAAGCCCGAAATCCGCCTGTTTGTTTGCATGTGTCTCAAGAGAGGGGGGCATCAACCATGAGGAAGAAAAATGACCACAGACTCAGTCTCGTCCAGGACTTTGTGCAGCCGAATGTGGACGTACCCTGATCTTTCGTTCGCGGCAGCTGGAACAGCCCTTGGAAGGCTTGCCACAGTACACCATGTTGTACAGCCAGAAGATTGGTTCACGAATGACCAGTGGGCCGAtgagacgaggaagaggagaacAAGACGTTCGAAACACGCAGCTGTGTTAGAAGCCAGCCCAGGTAGTGATATGGATCGCTTGCTATAGGTGACATGATCTGATCAGATCAAGGCACTGGATCTCGCCCGTTTATGCAACGGTAATCggagcggggggggggggggctgtgAAGCCAAGACAAACGGGCAGAAGAATCAATTTGGGGAGCAACCAACGGGCAGTCCGGTTCGAGAAGGGCACATCCTCCCAAGCGGGTGCGATCCCCCCCGTCGCTTTTCTTCGCCCTCCTTTGCGGAGTTAAGAATGCGAGATGACAGATTGGTAGGTGGGAGGGACCTAGATTTCCTTGATCTGTCGGTTGATCAGGAGTGATGTGACTTGAGGGCTCCAATTGGACGTTGAATATGTGAGTGGCACACCTTAGATCAAAGGACAGGGACAAGACAAgagacggaggagagggaTTTGAGAAGCGAAAGGCGGGCTTGTGTGCATTATCGCCTCCGCAACACCGCGGCACCGCAGCAGCATCCTGTCATCATACCCCCCGGCTGCGCATCTTGGGCTCATCTAGGCCCTTTCGGAATAAACGGCCGACGGGGGGTGAgtggcggcgagggactAGAACCCCTCGGAGAGAAGCTGCTCACACTACTGCAGTCACCACGGGCTGTGGTAAGCTCCGGAGGGGGTAGGGAGGGGCTACTGCTACCTAGTTGGAATTTTTGTTCATTTTAAATTGGTGTCTTTCCGTCCCCTGCTTCCAACGGTCGTGCAGTGAGgcagggggggcggcggcgctcttcCCGGATCCCCAAAGTCGAAACGAAACAGAACTTCTTCTCAGCAGCAAGCAGCGGCGCGCCCCGACCGGATTGcgcctttttttttttgtcttttcctttttcttcttcttcttcctttttaAACTGGGAAAGGGGAATGTTGTTGCTTGGGTGCTGTTTCTTGGCTCGTCACCTCCTTAATCGAATACACACCACTCTGGACAGCACCacggcacacacacacacacacacacacacaccgcGTGCGCAGGCAAGATATAAGCCACGTCGAATCACATTTATGGTTGCCGAAAATACACGACGGGAATGGCTGCGGCAGTCGTACATTGGTTAGGTTCCCCAACTAGCGCAGCTGAGCCAAGATCGCGTTTTCGATGCCCGGCGCCTCCAACCATCTTTCGCAACCCCGTCCCCGCCAACCCAGTCCGATGAGGCCGTGTGTTGATGACAATTTACAAATACGTGGGTGGCCTGCATGACGCTTGCATGTTGCTGTTTTGATGCCTGCTGAAGGTGTCTGGTCGGGTATCCGTTGCCGCGGGACACCATGATCTGACAGGCCTGAATCTACCTGTCTCGCAACCTGTAGCTCTAGGGCGATAGCCTCAAGCTGCGCGTGCCATCACAGATGACACTGTAGAAGAGAGATGTAAATAAGAATCCGCTGTCTGGGTGCCCCTTAttggacgaggacggaggCCTCGTCATCAAAGACCAGGCCCGAGTTCACCTACCTGCATGCGCTGGCCTCCTTTCCAGGGGACCATGGTTTCTACCACTGGAAAACGGTATATAGTTCCTGTAGCAGGCACGGCACGGCACTTATATTGGGGTTCTCTACAGAGAAGCCCCGTTCTGTTCCGGACCGTCTTAGCTACGTATCTCAGTGAGCTTGGCCATTGCAGTGGGAAAAGTAACACCGGATGGATTGTGTCTTTCTGAGACAGACATCAACTAGGCCGGCGCCTTTGTGCGATGACGCTGGTATACCTGGCCGTTGCGAATTGGCATCctggatgaagatgacgaaCCAGGGGTGCACGTAGCCTTTCcctcggcgccttcgccCAGCACACAAAGTGGTGGGATGTTCTCAAGTTCATGGGTATCAAAATTCACTGTGCACCTCCTGGCGCCTATCGACGCTAATCCAGGTTGTTCTGCTTACACCAACGGCCTCGCTCGAGGCTGACTACCTTGTCCTTGGGCAGTGCACATCGCGAAAGGTCTACTAATCACCCGGCACACGACCTCTCATGTTCCTAAAGCCTTCTTCGTTGTTCAGGCCCAGTCGCCTGTCTACAGCTCCTCTTGCACCGAAGCCGCGTttcccacgccgccgccaatcCCGATCGTCAGAACCTTCGGGTTGGAGTCGAAGAGCGATCCGGACTGATCGGAACCGCTGGCCGGGCCCACGTCGTCGTAGGGGAACGCGTAgccgcggccgtcggggCTGATCTCATGGCAGATGCGCGAGTAGTGGTTCGTCCGCGCATCCTTGTAATAATAGTTGGCCACGCTCTCCCCCTCGGGTTGCTGGTCGTTGACGAGCAGCGTCGACCGGTTGAAGGCCGCCGCGATGCGCGCCCCGATGGCGCCCATCTGGgcctggttcttggggtACCCGCCGAATGGCCCCGTGCTGCAGCTGAATATGTCTCGCGCGCTCGGCTTGGCGAACGACCCGACGTCGCCGAACGACAGCAGATTGTCGGAGCCTACGCGGCCCTTGACGTTGCCCCACTCGGCCTGCGTGTTGACCGTGAGATCGGCACCGCGGTACTTGTGccagacggcgtcgacgtgggGTTGGTAGTACCCCTGGAACAGGCCCGGCTGCATGACGATACCCGAATTGGGGCTGAGGGCGCGCAGGTTTGCCGACCCGTCGGGGGTGCGCACAATGAGCCTTGACCAGCCGGCGctgtcggcggcgtcctggGCGCGGAGGCGGTCGCagatggcgtcgagggcgtcgggCGGGAAGCCGGGCACGGTCGTCACCTTGCCGGCGTCGTTCTCGAGCGTCAGGGAGACGGGGATGCTGACGAAGTCGACGTACGAGATGTTGACAAACACCTGGAAGCTGTTGAAGGTAAACTCGCAGAAGCCCCAGTTGAGGTTGTAGTTGGGGTCGGTCGTGTTGGTGGCCGAGGGCTCCACCACGGCCGGGCCCGGGTTCAGGAGGAACTTGAGCGGGCCGTCCCGTGAGAACCAGAtacggccgccggcgatctGGGGGATCGTCACCATGCGCGTCGACCCCGGCGCGCCGAGGGAGATGGCGCAGTCCGTCTGCAGTGGCTGGAGGATGtccgagggcgacgtcgggTAGTAGCCCGTGATGCCGTCGgcctggaggaggaagacggcgttATTCCGGTTGAGGTCCAGGCCGGTTACATGGGCGAAGGCGTTGGAGGAGCCTGTGTTGTTTTggaggacgatgtcgagcGTTGGCCGAGTCATGGCGCCGGTTATTGGAAGAAATCTTGCAGTTGTGTGTTTGGGCCCGTCCGTGACGCTGGTCTACCGACTGCTTCCAAGTAAATGAATATATCCTTTCGTCGCTAGTTTCCGGGGAGATGGTCCGGGCCTTTTATCAAGAACAAGTCCGTCTCAAGTCCCTTGGCCTTTCGACGAGAATAAAGAAAGACGGACAACCCGAACGAGCGCAACTGACCGGGATGGCCATGTGCAGGTTTTCCCCGGACCCTCCCACCACCAAGTTTTCAAGATGGTGGCTCTTACTTTGCTGCCAACCACTACGATAATGGAGCATATGAGACGCGCAAGCATCTGGTGCACTGGACCCTCTACCTTCGTCGCAGAATGACGGAATGGACGACATGGTAACGCGGGACTAGTGGCGGCCCCGTCTCTTTTTGCCCGGTTTTTGGGGTTCGAGACTGGGAGGGGTGGGGACAACGGACGACTCTGGCATGGCAGGTCCAGAAAGTCCAAGAGTTGACCTGACGGCAAGTGATGGAGGTGTCTTGCGTTGGTCGTTGGACTGAGTGTAAGAAAGCAGAGCGTCTCCTCTTACGTCTCTCGGACAAAGTCAAGTTCGGCGGCGTGTCTGTCGACCCTAGGCGGACTTGCTTTACGGCCATGTCGGAGAGTAAGCCAGTCAGCTAGTCGCGGGCCTTTCTGTAGTCAAGACGGAAAATCCGGGGTAAAACGGTGTCCCGGCTCACATTACACatcaccccccctcccc
The genomic region above belongs to Colletotrichum higginsianum IMI 349063 chromosome 2, whole genome shotgun sequence and contains:
- a CDS encoding C6 finger domain-containing protein yields the protein MVYCGKPSKGCSSCRERKIRCDQKEPGCGQCEKRQQECPGYRNIVDLMFRDESSHVIKKAAKTKARGRLKNPQASSTAPGAELSEKAPAGTSTDPNSSDPSPRPAVKPGARRHYPPRPLAVVTRNVTFRHRPRQARWASSSSESDGDDDSLLPSPEEETWPTTQQATLLYSLSPSYQERGTAFFFSRYVSVDENACHQNFDFIFDVWRPASILPERQVDGVLASMTAVGLAGLSHLTMCPKMMDWSRRSYGTALQMTNDALRNPAEAVKDTTMMSILILGTYEMLSGRSNQTVRAWQNHINGASALAKMRGLKQFMTRAGARMFVMLTQIVLINCMQKDMPMPQPLIELRNQLGMLSGGMDPNWRLSGPIYKVMQLRYDINSGLLSQPADVIEQLTKVDQEFADVIAELPEYWKYRPVRLSTPHPAVFDGHRCDVYPTLGLASTWNGVRSIRMMVHETLIGEIIKCFPDRHIMDWPYEAKLQLAKSVELLERLRDTVIASVPQHFGLVNFRDAMSESGASATAVITPKKAPVRIVSSPATFASSPSPSSADGSTRRPVVFNGPTLHDPAHMKGRSDNAERFMTLASASNTIVWPLYLVGVSSCGTEEVKKYVVERLQAILEESGLLQARGVALMVRDKEVCVPWSDVYWDRMPQTQIPLDLLL
- a CDS encoding Glucanase B, producing the protein MTRPTLDIVLQNNTGSSNAFAHVTGLDLNRNNAVFLLQADGITGYYPTSPSDILQPLQTDCAISLGAPGSTRMVTIPQIAGGRIWFSRDGPLKFLLNPGPAVVEPSATNTTDPNYNLNWGFCEFTFNSFQVFVNISYVDFVSIPVSLTLENDAGKVTTVPGFPPDALDAICDRLRAQDAADSAGWSRLIVRTPDGSANLRALSPNSGIVMQPGLFQGYYQPHVDAVWHKYRGADLTVNTQAEWGNVKGRVGSDNLLSFGDVGSFAKPSARDIFSCSTGPFGGYPKNQAQMGAIGARIAAAFNRSTLLVNDQQPEGESVANYYYKDARTNHYSRICHEISPDGRGYAFPYDDVGPASGSDQSGSLFDSNPKVLTIGIGGGVGNAASVQEEL